In Oryza sativa Japonica Group chromosome 11, ASM3414082v1, the following are encoded in one genomic region:
- the LOC9267412 gene encoding inactive exonuclease DIS3L2, producing the protein MYLKQRRSLLGQNEFNIAPCEIIRGCFTCLQFSKDAAESKERSEALSAAAKKFKLPSSENLGEIAEHCNERKCAGHCAEEAGQKLYMWTLIKRKELLVADAIVLGLRTKFMYVYVPKLTMERRIHYDEVESLSIECLEATGMLVLEACRNRPPQRRGNQVNW; encoded by the exons ATGTATCTGAAACAAAGGAGATCTCTCTTAGGCCAAAACGAATTCAACATTGCACCTTGTGAGATTATACGTGGATGCTTTACATGCCTCCAATTTAGTAAGGATGCTGCTGAATCCAAAGAAAGGAGCGAAGCATTGTCTGCTGCAGCTAAGAAGTTTAAGCTCCCTTCCTCTGAAAATCTTGGAGAGATTGCTGAACATTGCAACGAAAGAAAGTGCGCCGGCCATTGTGCAGAAGAAGCTGGTCAGAAGCTCTACATGTGGACACTTATAAAGAGGAAAGAG CTCCTTGTTGCCGATGCTATAGTTCTGGGGCTCAGAACAAAGTTCATGTACGTTTATGTGCCCAAACTAACG ATGGAACGGAGGATACATTATGATGAAGTTGAGAGCCTATCTATTGAGTGCTTGGAAGCCACTGGAATGTTGGTGCTTGAAGCATGCAGGAACAGGCCTCCTCAAAGGAGGGGAAATCAAGTGAACTGGTGA
- the LOC107275349 gene encoding putative F-box protein At4g17565, producing the protein MESSDWAELLEDVLLIIMERLDIPDLIRSSAVCASWCAASTAVRRARFPLPSSAKQLPCLFYACEAYSPNNAVVHCPLTGESIRVPFPLGVVTEHSVVGAGHGWIVTADEVSNLRLINPITGAQACLPPITGIHHVEKSFTGAGNNGAMMYNVFVSSTPGLDPEPLLLTANEARECMYHRVVLSCSPSTGGGACVALLAHMECGELSFARPGDERWTWVSLDKHPCFGGFEDFFHNDDDGFFYALCFDGSIYTLDLNGDSPIVRQITGKVPQRWYPSAMYLLRAPWGDILQVRRWRSYVDLMATSSSEHPNNLEVDDDDDDLDPIVGINDDMYPYLELKTTDIEVFRVDFDRKKLVKMKSLDDHALFLGYNSTMCISTKDYPMLKPNCAYITDDSSEYVYMYKNSWREIGIWDMTSKSLQSFACTENSPPWLNWPSPVWIKPSLF; encoded by the coding sequence atgGAGTCATCCGACTGGGCGGAGTTGCTGGAGGACGTCCTTCTAATAATTATGGAGCGGTTGGACATCCCAGACCTGATCCGCTCCAGCGCTGTATGTGCCTCATGGTGCGCCGCGTctaccgccgtccgccgcgcccgCTTCCCTCTCCCATCATCGGCGAAGCAGCTCCCGTGTCTGTTCTACGCCTGTGAGGCCTACTCCCCGAACAACGCCGTCGTCCATTGCCCCTTGACTGGCGAGTCCATCCGAGTCCCTTTCCCACTCGGCGTGGTCACCGAACACTCCGTGGTCGGTGCGGGGCACGGTTGGATCGTCACCGCCGACGAGGTCTCCAACCTCCGCCTCATCAATCCCATTACCGGCGCCCAAGCCTGTCTCCCTCCTATCACCGGAATTCACCATGTGGAGAAGAGCTTCACCGGTGCAGGCAACAACGGTGCCATGATGTACAACGTCTTCGTGAGTTCGACACCTGGGCTCGACCCAGAGCCACTCCTACTCACGGCGAATGAGGCACGGGAATGCATGTACCATCGGGTGGTCCTTTCCTGTAGCCCGTCCACCGGTGGGGGCGCTTGTGTCGCGCTGCTCGCCCATATGGAGTGCGGCGAGCTCTCGTTCGCCCGGCCTGGTGATGAGCGATGGACGTGGGTCTCGCTGGACAAACACCCTTGCTTCGGTGGCTTTGAAGACTTCTTTCACAACGATGATGATGGCTTTTTCTACGCGCTATGCTTCGATGGATCCATCTACACCTTAGATCTCAATGGAGATTCTCCTATCGTGAGACAGATCACAGGCAAAGTTCCACAACGGTGGTACCCTTCGGCCATGTACCTCCTACGGGCGCCATGGGGTGACATCCTTCAAGTACGGAGATGGAGGAGCTATGTTGACCTGATGGCAACATCTTCATCGGAGCATCCAAATAATCTTGAGGtggacgatgacgatgatgacctAGATCCTATCGTTGGTATCAATGATGACATGTATCCATATCTAGAGCTCAAGACAACTGACATTGAAGTGTTCAGAGTCGATTTTGATCGGAAAAAACTTGTGAAGATGAAGAGCTTGGATGATCATGCATTATTCCTTGGATACAATAGCACAATGTGCATTTCAACCAAGGATTATCCTATGTTAAAGCCAAATTGTGCCTACATTACCGATGACTCATCTGAGTATGTCTACATGTATAAGAATAGTTGGCGAGAGATAGGTATTTGGGACATGACAAGTAAGAGCTTACAGAGCTTTGCGTGTACCGAGAATTCGCCTCCATGGTTGAATTGGCCCTCCCCGGTTTGGATAAAACCCTCACTTTTCTAG